One segment of Marvinbryantia formatexigens DSM 14469 DNA contains the following:
- a CDS encoding response regulator transcription factor, with amino-acid sequence MDQKLLVVEDDRRLQEIISDYFESKGWQVRVTDDGEEVLEKIQTNSYQLILLDVMLPGENGFTICRKIREISDVPVIFITARVQEEDELNGYAMGADDYVTKPFSLPVLYAKVTALIGRMHGSSAGRRIRAGDIEVDVRTHEVWSGEERCELPPKEYELLLFFLENPKRIFSREQLLIRFWGYDFDGNERVVDNHIKKLRKLLGKSGSMIRTIRKSGYRMEVIP; translated from the coding sequence ATGGATCAGAAGCTTTTGGTTGTGGAGGATGATCGGCGTCTGCAGGAGATTATTTCCGATTATTTTGAAAGCAAGGGCTGGCAGGTGAGGGTGACAGATGACGGAGAGGAAGTGCTGGAAAAAATACAGACAAATTCCTATCAGTTAATTCTTCTGGATGTTATGCTTCCGGGAGAGAACGGATTTACTATCTGCCGGAAAATACGGGAAATCAGTGATGTCCCGGTTATTTTCATCACGGCGCGCGTACAGGAAGAGGACGAATTAAATGGCTACGCAATGGGTGCGGATGATTATGTGACAAAACCATTTTCACTGCCGGTATTATATGCGAAAGTGACTGCACTCATTGGGAGAATGCATGGCAGTTCTGCAGGCAGGCGGATTCGTGCAGGAGACATCGAAGTCGATGTGCGTACACATGAGGTGTGGTCCGGCGAAGAGCGATGTGAGCTGCCTCCAAAAGAATATGAGCTGCTTTTGTTTTTTCTGGAAAACCCCAAACGCATATTTAGCCGTGAACAGCTGCTGATTCGCTTCTGGGGATATGATTTTGATGGAAATGAGCGCGTTGTAGACAACCATATAAAAAAGCTTCGGAAACTTCTGGGAAAAAGCGGAAGCATGATCCGGACGATCAGAAAGTCCGGCTACCGGATGGAGGTGATTCCATGA
- a CDS encoding complex I 24 kDa subunit family protein translates to MLDQTFYQKADEIIAFYGKKPASLIPIMQDIQGVYRYLPGELLTYVAGQIGITEAKAFSVATFYENFSFEPKGKYIIKVCDGTACHVRKSAPILEAFQKELGLSAKKHTTDDMLFTVETVSCLGACGLAPTVMVNEDVHPKMTPEKAIDLIRELRGDQHD, encoded by the coding sequence ATGCTAGACCAGACTTTTTATCAGAAAGCGGATGAAATCATCGCGTTCTATGGTAAAAAACCAGCTTCCCTGATTCCGATTATGCAGGATATCCAGGGGGTGTACCGTTATCTGCCGGGAGAGCTGCTCACTTATGTGGCGGGGCAGATCGGCATCACGGAAGCGAAGGCGTTCAGCGTCGCAACCTTTTATGAAAACTTTTCTTTTGAGCCAAAAGGGAAATACATCATTAAGGTATGCGACGGAACGGCGTGCCATGTGCGCAAATCGGCGCCGATCCTGGAGGCTTTCCAGAAGGAGCTGGGACTGAGCGCCAAAAAGCATACAACCGACGATATGCTGTTTACCGTGGAGACGGTTTCCTGTCTCGGCGCATGCGGGCTTGCCCCGACTGTGATGGTAAATGAGGACGTGCATCCGAAAATGACACCGGAAAAAGCAATCGATTTAATACGGGAATTGAGAGGTGACCAGCATGATTGA
- a CDS encoding sensor histidine kinase: MRSGKRWQAFVAAGFIILYLTIMLACTFLVKGKYLNEFEHSFQTQLSSLTEVIETLGNAEEDSGEDMEEAVKGKEASYQYLVSTVLLHSKYQQYAAVFYDKEGKIAVRSQYASAVQNYQDYRLGAQNVFSLSSFFSEEEIDRLARYALERQEELRAHKPEKYRFLGKIAEEDGSLLGLFVQRVFWQTDISIEDGEQDPFTGSKSEISYSDDKNDAVSYVQTGSEVVWEWESRDAEEMTVGTRQISLVFPGLTYGYRDWKRWKNSDYLQHTVPEDLENYYGSFSEKVRMSSEAFQPRFKEDYTVSIGNRTCDLTLLSECRPWAAAMDYMKYVYLAGFLLMTACMTAVMFVVHKNEERRSRLEENQRDFINAMAHEMKTPLGIIRGFAENLQENTVAEKKDYYLQQIIGQTEVMDSMVADIIGAARLESQHLVLQKEMISVNNLLRKQLGKFGPLIEEKGVSLQFSMQEVFELEGDNKYLEKAFANLIDNAVSYCDRGGIIKIVTDAQGCRIENTCASVQEEDVQRAFDIFYRGKRTASAEKHLGIGLYLARKILNLHAVRITAEKTPDGFRVTCKKTGGKRRL; encoded by the coding sequence ATGAGGTCGGGAAAAAGATGGCAGGCGTTTGTTGCAGCGGGATTCATAATACTATATTTGACAATTATGCTGGCATGCACATTTCTTGTGAAGGGGAAATATCTGAATGAATTTGAGCACAGCTTTCAAACGCAATTAAGCAGTCTGACAGAAGTGATAGAAACGCTGGGAAATGCAGAAGAAGACAGCGGAGAAGATATGGAAGAAGCTGTGAAAGGAAAAGAAGCGTCATACCAATATCTGGTATCAACTGTACTTCTTCATTCCAAATATCAGCAATATGCGGCGGTTTTTTATGATAAGGAAGGCAAAATTGCAGTACGGAGCCAGTATGCCAGCGCAGTGCAGAACTATCAGGATTACAGGCTGGGAGCTCAAAATGTTTTTTCGCTATCTTCATTTTTTTCGGAGGAAGAAATTGACCGACTGGCACGGTATGCACTGGAAAGGCAGGAAGAGCTTCGCGCTCACAAACCGGAAAAATATCGTTTTCTGGGAAAGATAGCAGAGGAAGACGGCAGTTTGCTTGGCCTTTTTGTTCAGAGAGTATTCTGGCAAACAGATATAAGCATTGAGGATGGAGAGCAGGACCCATTTACCGGTTCGAAATCAGAAATTTCATATTCGGACGATAAAAATGATGCGGTAAGCTATGTGCAGACCGGCAGTGAGGTTGTATGGGAATGGGAGAGCCGGGACGCCGAAGAAATGACGGTGGGCACAAGGCAGATAAGCCTTGTATTTCCGGGGCTGACCTATGGCTACAGAGACTGGAAGCGCTGGAAAAACAGCGATTATCTGCAGCATACGGTGCCGGAAGACCTGGAAAACTACTACGGTTCTTTCAGTGAAAAGGTGCGCATGAGCTCCGAAGCATTTCAACCGCGCTTTAAAGAAGATTATACGGTTTCTATCGGAAATCGTACCTGTGACCTTACCCTGCTCAGCGAGTGCAGACCCTGGGCAGCAGCGATGGATTATATGAAATATGTCTATCTGGCAGGTTTTCTTTTGATGACCGCCTGTATGACGGCAGTGATGTTTGTCGTTCACAAAAACGAAGAGCGACGGTCAAGGCTGGAAGAAAACCAGCGTGATTTTATCAATGCGATGGCCCATGAAATGAAGACGCCCCTTGGGATTATTCGCGGTTTTGCAGAAAATCTGCAGGAAAATACCGTGGCAGAGAAAAAAGACTATTATTTGCAGCAGATTATCGGACAGACGGAGGTAATGGACAGTATGGTTGCAGACATTATCGGAGCTGCAAGATTGGAATCACAGCATCTGGTGCTGCAGAAAGAAATGATTTCCGTGAACAATCTTCTGCGGAAACAACTGGGAAAATTCGGACCGCTGATAGAAGAAAAAGGGGTATCTCTGCAATTTTCCATGCAGGAAGTGTTTGAACTGGAAGGCGATAACAAATATCTGGAGAAGGCATTTGCCAATCTGATTGACAATGCCGTCAGCTATTGCGACAGGGGCGGTATCATTAAGATCGTCACGGATGCACAGGGATGCCGGATAGAAAATACCTGTGCGTCCGTACAGGAGGAGGATGTACAGCGTGCTTTTGATATTTTTTATCGGGGAAAGCGCACTGCATCTGCAGAAAAGCATCTCGGAATTGGTTTGTATCTTGCCAGAAAAATTTTAAATTTGCATGCTGTACGGATTACTGCTGAAAAGACACCGGATGGATTTCGCGTGACATGTAAAAAAACAGGGGGGAAGCGTAGATTATGA